A region of Nitrospirota bacterium DNA encodes the following proteins:
- a CDS encoding 6-carboxyhexanoate--CoA ligase: MHLYSIRMRSTLNDCHLSGAERIAVNEFSMVLPELVMQALSSCDVPDRIVISVDKIDPSSVTYTAPLRVRTIESSSSEDAAGAASEVLRDCGISPAAVEKAFHLLSTGPASGGRNMRGAVIMDGATGERMEPDKSRGVRVSRVDYTADARQTLITMLSKQGIFHRRVMDALAIASKVSGRSETAAELCWSDDPDYTTGYVASQKSGYVRITNMKKLGDSVGGRVFFVNSKNLNLDEYIFYMEKKPVLISLRPAFMEFHPSTSSG, from the coding sequence TTGCATCTCTATAGTATCCGTATGCGGTCCACCCTGAATGACTGTCATCTGTCAGGTGCAGAGCGCATAGCAGTCAATGAATTTTCCATGGTGCTCCCGGAACTGGTGATGCAGGCCCTGTCTTCCTGTGACGTGCCTGACAGGATAGTAATCTCGGTAGACAAAATTGATCCGTCTTCTGTTACTTACACAGCCCCGTTAAGAGTCAGGACTATTGAATCGTCCTCTTCTGAAGATGCGGCAGGAGCAGCATCTGAAGTCCTGAGAGATTGCGGCATTTCGCCTGCTGCTGTTGAGAAGGCATTTCACCTGCTGAGTACTGGACCGGCATCTGGCGGCAGGAACATGCGGGGGGCTGTAATAATGGACGGTGCAACCGGAGAGCGTATGGAGCCGGACAAATCAAGGGGGGTCAGGGTCTCGAGGGTAGACTACACCGCTGACGCAAGGCAGACACTCATTACAATGTTAAGCAAACAGGGGATATTTCACAGGCGGGTCATGGACGCCCTTGCCATTGCCAGCAAGGTTTCAGGAAGGAGTGAGACCGCTGCTGAGCTCTGCTGGTCCGATGACCCTGACTATACGACCGGATATGTTGCATCGCAGAAGAGCGGATATGTGCGGATTACAAATATGAAGAAACTGGGTGATTCAGTTGGAGGAAGGGTGTTCTTTGTGAACAGTAAGAATCTGAATCTGGATGAATATATTTTCTACATGGAAAAAAAACCAGTGCTTATCAGCCTTAGGCCAGCCTTCATGGAATTTCATCCTTCGACAAGCTCAGGATGA
- a CDS encoding Ig-like domain-containing protein, whose product MPDVMIARTRDFSMRLLETVFFIAVCSIIVIGCSSGVENNAFTDYGLSKGDVMRVEITGLYKRTDGLQYKTVVLEKGVTTKLSIVGYDVTNNIIANLQGTWESANKDIASVDTTGHVTAVSAGSTNVTVMMRSTVTGEVISDAVEITVLPSPVLLKPWTESPVHLTQSLWDHSSAIWNGYLYVAGGSSACTAAANDGCGFTDKVYYARTNPDGSISDFIKTTPLPRFLKGHSLVATDGYMYVIGGIVQTYYPGAPVPSPDPPYPNPDFNSDNYDTILNGRVFYTKIGADGSLGAWMETTQLPPSDKIPPEKMTSDPDIAGLFAPSVTAHSISGNGSDHGYIYVTGGWSSILKSNVNTVLVGVINQSDGSISTWLHNVKSDLPYNLSKHTSVAATVNGDNYLYVLGGNTGDAGYQLFHNDMIYAKMEYDGILSPWKYSTNVLPLRLIDHATASHGRHIFVLGGRDGDGGAYIDKNGVYHEYSTYNIFNDVFSYFIEDTGDLQLVQIVPDLPVPLFHHAAVADINKSDNSINVYVTGGAGGDTEYESNRKNSVYYISILP is encoded by the coding sequence ATGCCAGACGTTATGATTGCCAGGACCAGGGACTTCAGTATGCGCCTGCTTGAAACCGTGTTCTTCATTGCAGTATGCTCAATAATCGTCATCGGATGCAGCAGCGGGGTGGAGAACAATGCCTTCACTGACTATGGGCTGTCAAAGGGCGATGTTATGCGGGTTGAAATAACCGGCTTATATAAAAGGACAGATGGACTTCAATACAAAACGGTAGTCCTTGAAAAAGGGGTTACAACTAAGTTGTCAATTGTAGGTTATGATGTAACAAATAATATAATAGCTAACCTGCAGGGAACCTGGGAGTCAGCTAACAAGGACATAGCATCAGTTGACACTACAGGGCATGTTACCGCAGTCTCAGCGGGCAGTACTAATGTCACTGTAATGATGAGAAGTACTGTTACAGGTGAAGTTATAAGCGATGCCGTGGAAATTACGGTGTTGCCATCCCCTGTGCTGCTGAAGCCATGGACAGAATCTCCGGTTCATCTTACACAGTCACTATGGGATCATTCCTCAGCTATATGGAATGGCTATCTCTATGTGGCGGGTGGAAGCTCAGCATGTACTGCTGCTGCAAATGATGGTTGTGGATTTACTGATAAGGTGTACTATGCCAGAACAAATCCGGATGGCTCCATAAGCGATTTCATCAAGACTACCCCTTTGCCAAGATTTTTAAAAGGGCATTCGCTTGTCGCAACTGATGGATACATGTATGTCATTGGAGGAATTGTTCAGACATATTATCCTGGCGCACCTGTTCCGTCTCCTGATCCACCATATCCTAATCCTGATTTTAACTCAGATAATTATGATACCATTTTAAATGGAAGGGTCTTCTATACTAAAATAGGCGCTGATGGCAGTCTTGGCGCATGGATGGAGACTACGCAGCTGCCTCCTTCTGATAAGATTCCACCGGAGAAAATGACTTCTGACCCAGACATTGCTGGTCTCTTTGCCCCTTCTGTAACTGCACATTCAATTTCCGGCAACGGGTCAGACCACGGCTACATATATGTAACAGGCGGTTGGAGCTCGATTTTGAAGTCAAATGTGAATACGGTACTTGTGGGTGTGATAAATCAGTCAGACGGGAGCATTTCGACATGGCTGCATAATGTCAAATCAGACCTTCCCTATAATTTGAGTAAACATACATCTGTTGCCGCAACAGTCAACGGTGACAATTATCTCTATGTTCTTGGAGGTAACACCGGTGATGCAGGTTACCAGTTATTTCATAATGATATGATATATGCAAAAATGGAGTACGATGGTATACTGTCCCCCTGGAAATATTCGACAAATGTTCTCCCTCTAAGACTAATAGATCATGCCACTGCCTCACATGGCAGGCATATATTTGTCTTAGGTGGACGGGATGGGGATGGTGGTGCGTATATAGATAAAAATGGCGTTTATCATGAATATTCGACCTACAATATTTTCAATGATGTTTTCTCATACTTCATAGAGGATACAGGTGACCTTCAGCTGGTGCAAATAGTGCCTGATTTGCCTGTGCCTCTTTTCCATCATGCTGCGGTTGCCGATATAAATAAATCAGACAATTCTATCAATGTTTACGTGACCGGAGGAGCTGGTGGTGATACAGAGTATGAAAGTAACAGGAAAAATTCAGTATATTACATCAGCATACTACCATAA
- a CDS encoding ATP-dependent Clp protease ATP-binding subunit, which yields MFERFTDRGRKIIILAREEAEKHQNDYLGTEHVLLAILRDGEGAALLILKKMGLSPEQIRMEIERNLPAGGVTMTYGEIPFTPRVKKVIEYAIEEAKLLGHNFISSEHLLLGLIREEDGIGGKILRSLGANLLTARQLTLSFLKRVQTKEKEKRSNTPAIDEFGRDLTALAVDGQLDPVIGRDLEIERVLQILSRRTKNNPVLIGEAGVGKTAIVEGLAQKIVNLDVPDNLLNKRVIGLDLGALVAGTKYRGQFEERLKVIMKEITTAGNIIIFIDELHTLVGAGAAEGSIDASNMLKPAFARGEIRCIGATTLDEYRKYIEKDGALKRRFQPVFVNPPTIDQTIEIIKGLRSKYEEHHSVYITDEAIDESVRLSDRYITDRYLPDKAIDVIDEAGARAKLLSHFVPEKIRAVEQELKNVIREKDIVSKLQHFDAVARFREEEERLRDAIDDAKRDWKSQVDKTKPVVGKEDVSYIVARMTGIPLTRLEEGETQKLLNIEKELHARVVGQDEAISVIAKAIRRSRAGLKGVKRPIGSFIFLGPTGVGKTELAKALAEYLFDNEDALIKIDMSEYMEKFSSSRLMGAPPGYVGYEEGGQLTEKVRRKPYSVILFDEIEKAHHDMFNVLLQIFEDGCLTDSFGRRVDFRNTIIIMTSNIGARAVDKGTTLGFQKAGEEGQHKRMKESITTELKNTFNPEFLNRIDEVVIFHSLTREHLIKIVNMLIEEVNERLLVSGMHMEVAEDVKDWLINEGFEPHYGARPMRRVIQRHIEDPLSEEIIKGRFKETKRIKAVLRDNIPAFIEDEIMAGV from the coding sequence ATGTTTGAACGATTTACAGACCGCGGAAGAAAAATCATCATCCTGGCACGTGAAGAGGCTGAAAAGCATCAGAATGACTACCTCGGGACAGAGCACGTATTGCTTGCCATCCTGAGAGACGGTGAAGGCGCAGCCCTGCTCATACTCAAGAAGATGGGGCTTTCTCCTGAGCAGATACGCATGGAGATTGAGCGAAACCTTCCTGCAGGTGGTGTGACAATGACCTACGGGGAGATACCATTTACTCCGAGGGTTAAGAAGGTTATCGAGTATGCAATTGAAGAGGCAAAGCTTTTAGGTCACAATTTCATTAGCAGTGAGCACCTCCTGCTGGGTCTTATACGTGAGGAAGACGGCATAGGGGGTAAAATCCTGCGTAGTCTTGGCGCAAACCTCCTTACAGCCAGACAGCTTACCCTGAGCTTTCTTAAGCGTGTTCAGACAAAAGAGAAGGAGAAGAGGAGCAACACACCGGCAATTGATGAATTCGGCAGGGACCTTACTGCCCTGGCTGTGGATGGTCAGCTTGATCCTGTAATCGGCCGGGACCTGGAGATTGAGCGGGTACTCCAGATACTGAGCAGGAGGACCAAGAATAACCCAGTGCTAATTGGAGAGGCAGGGGTTGGCAAGACTGCAATAGTTGAAGGGTTGGCGCAAAAGATAGTAAATCTCGATGTGCCGGACAATCTGCTTAATAAACGGGTCATCGGCCTTGACCTTGGGGCCCTTGTGGCAGGGACAAAATACAGGGGGCAATTTGAAGAGAGGCTCAAGGTAATCATGAAGGAGATTACGACAGCCGGCAACATCATAATCTTTATTGATGAGCTCCACACACTGGTTGGCGCAGGGGCAGCCGAGGGTTCCATTGATGCATCCAATATGCTGAAGCCTGCCTTTGCAAGGGGAGAGATACGCTGTATAGGAGCCACGACCCTTGATGAATACAGGAAATATATAGAAAAGGACGGAGCCTTGAAGAGGAGATTCCAGCCTGTGTTTGTGAATCCACCGACAATTGACCAGACAATAGAAATAATCAAGGGGCTTCGCAGTAAGTATGAAGAACATCACAGTGTGTATATCACTGATGAGGCTATTGATGAGTCAGTGCGACTCTCAGACAGGTATATTACAGACAGGTATCTTCCGGACAAGGCAATAGATGTAATTGACGAGGCAGGCGCCCGCGCAAAACTTTTATCTCACTTTGTCCCTGAAAAGATACGCGCTGTAGAGCAGGAGCTGAAGAATGTAATAAGGGAGAAGGATATCGTAAGCAAGCTCCAGCATTTTGATGCAGTAGCAAGGTTCAGGGAGGAAGAAGAAAGGCTAAGGGATGCGATTGATGATGCCAAACGGGATTGGAAAAGTCAGGTTGACAAGACAAAACCTGTCGTGGGAAAAGAGGACGTTTCGTATATCGTGGCCCGCATGACAGGCATACCGCTTACAAGACTGGAAGAAGGGGAAACCCAGAAACTGCTTAATATTGAGAAGGAATTGCACGCACGCGTCGTCGGGCAGGATGAGGCTATTTCAGTCATAGCAAAGGCCATAAGGCGGTCGAGGGCAGGTCTTAAAGGGGTAAAGCGGCCCATCGGCTCATTTATCTTTCTTGGACCTACCGGCGTTGGAAAGACAGAGCTTGCAAAGGCCCTCGCTGAATACCTGTTTGACAATGAGGACGCACTTATCAAGATTGATATGTCGGAATACATGGAGAAGTTCAGCTCTTCAAGACTCATGGGAGCTCCTCCCGGATATGTGGGGTACGAAGAAGGCGGACAACTTACAGAGAAAGTGAGAAGAAAACCCTACTCAGTGATACTGTTCGATGAAATCGAGAAGGCCCATCACGACATGTTTAACGTCCTCCTGCAGATATTTGAAGACGGATGCCTTACAGACAGCTTTGGCCGCAGGGTTGACTTCAGGAATACGATTATCATAATGACATCCAACATCGGGGCAAGGGCTGTAGACAAAGGGACGACATTGGGATTTCAGAAGGCTGGCGAAGAGGGACAGCATAAGCGGATGAAGGAATCAATAACCACAGAGCTTAAGAATACCTTCAATCCCGAGTTCCTCAACCGTATTGATGAGGTGGTTATATTCCACTCATTGACAAGAGAACACCTGATAAAGATAGTGAATATGCTCATTGAAGAGGTCAACGAGCGTCTCCTCGTTTCCGGAATGCACATGGAGGTTGCTGAAGATGTAAAAGACTGGCTCATAAATGAGGGCTTTGAGCCGCATTATGGCGCCCGTCCAATGAGGCGCGTAATCCAGAGGCACATAGAGGATCCGCTATCGGAGGAGATCATCAAGGGGAGATTTAAGGAGACCAAGAGGATAAAGGCGGTACTCAGGGACAATATACCGGCATTCATTGAAGATGAAATCATGGCCGGGGTGTAA
- the nadB gene encoding L-aspartate oxidase produces the protein MKTDFLIIGSGIAGLRAAIELSSHGKVLIVTKDKSLESSSSYAQGGIAVVIADDDSIQYHVKDTLNAGAGLCKKKAVDVLVKDGPAQVQKIIEWGVRFDRDGGEYLVGLEGAHSRRRILHFKDSTGGEIIRILLKKALENRNIRKLPKQFVIDLAIHEGVCTGAVMLDEESGRVYRISARATIITTGGAGQLYKRTTNPSGATGDGMAVAYRAGAMLSDMEFVQFHPTTFALPSAPSFLITEALRGEGAVLRDLNRKRFMPRYHPLAELAPRDELSRAIIRETDKQGSGYVFLDATHMSPALLKERFPATYNSCMRYHIDITKDMIPVSPAAHFMIGGIETDILGRTSIDGLFAAGEVACTGVHGANRLASNSLLEGLVFGARTGQTAAEYSASKGKTSASAQKGVAELFKLRMNNSSSSLSASRVNNIRESLRTIMWNSAGIIRTGRSLETAGKNLVNLSEETGNHGITRREYEMVNMLDTGRLIVSSAMKRQESVGAHYREDFPEWSGKKRHIRIIRNKLIRDSDYLSGKPDK, from the coding sequence ATGAAAACGGACTTTCTCATTATTGGCAGCGGCATTGCCGGCTTAAGGGCCGCAATAGAGCTGAGCAGTCACGGCAAGGTGCTAATTGTTACCAAGGATAAGTCGCTTGAGAGCAGTTCAAGCTATGCACAGGGTGGTATAGCCGTAGTCATAGCAGATGATGACAGCATACAATATCACGTTAAAGACACACTGAATGCAGGTGCCGGCCTTTGCAAAAAAAAGGCGGTTGATGTTCTTGTGAAAGATGGTCCGGCCCAGGTTCAGAAGATCATTGAATGGGGCGTCCGCTTTGACAGGGACGGCGGTGAGTATTTGGTGGGGCTTGAAGGTGCGCACAGCAGGCGAAGGATCCTTCATTTCAAAGACTCTACCGGCGGGGAGATAATCCGGATCCTCCTCAAAAAGGCACTTGAAAACAGGAACATACGAAAACTGCCCAAACAATTTGTCATAGACCTTGCTATTCATGAGGGGGTTTGTACGGGTGCTGTAATGCTGGATGAGGAGAGCGGCAGGGTCTACAGGATTTCTGCGAGGGCAACAATCATCACAACCGGAGGAGCGGGTCAGTTATATAAAAGGACCACCAACCCTTCGGGCGCCACCGGGGACGGGATGGCTGTGGCTTACAGGGCCGGGGCCATGCTTTCCGACATGGAGTTTGTCCAGTTCCACCCGACTACATTCGCACTGCCATCTGCGCCGTCTTTTCTTATAACTGAGGCATTACGGGGGGAAGGGGCTGTTTTGAGGGACCTGAACAGAAAAAGGTTCATGCCCCGGTATCACCCCCTTGCAGAACTTGCACCACGGGATGAACTTTCAAGGGCGATCATACGGGAGACAGACAAACAGGGAAGTGGTTACGTATTCCTTGATGCCACACACATGAGTCCGGCACTGCTTAAGGAAAGATTCCCTGCCACATATAATTCATGCATGCGTTATCATATTGATATTACAAAAGACATGATACCGGTGAGTCCTGCTGCGCATTTTATGATAGGAGGGATAGAGACGGACATCCTGGGACGCACCTCCATAGACGGACTCTTTGCTGCCGGTGAAGTGGCATGCACAGGGGTTCATGGGGCAAACAGGCTCGCATCCAACTCCCTTTTGGAAGGGCTCGTATTTGGCGCAAGAACAGGCCAGACAGCAGCAGAATATTCAGCATCAAAGGGCAAAACCTCCGCATCTGCTCAAAAGGGAGTGGCGGAGCTGTTTAAATTGAGAATGAATAATTCTTCATCTTCGCTGAGTGCGTCCAGGGTTAACAATATACGGGAAAGCCTGAGGACTATTATGTGGAACAGTGCCGGGATTATACGAACCGGCAGGTCACTGGAAACAGCCGGGAAAAATCTGGTTAATCTCTCAGAGGAAACCGGAAATCATGGCATAACAAGAAGAGAGTATGAAATGGTAAATATGCTTGATACAGGACGCCTCATTGTATCATCTGCTATGAAACGACAGGAGAGTGTAGGCGCTCATTACAGGGAGGACTTCCCGGAGTGGAGCGGCAAGAAGAGGCATATCAGAATAATAAGAAATAAATTAATTAGGGACAGCGACTATTTATCCGGCAAACCGGATAAATAG
- the bioB gene encoding biotin synthase BioB — protein MLSKIDKICEKALNGKGISRDEAETILRIDNIYLSYLLAWTDRIRQTFNGNSIELCSVINARSGGCSEDCSFCSQSAYSTTDIATYPLLSADVILEGARSARSNGAARFCLATSGNGITNDKELKRLCEVTERIRSEAGIEVCATLGAMTVEQISALKDAGLSRFHHNLEAAESYFPSVCTTHTYRDRIEQVAAAKEAGLSTCSGGLFGMGESLEQRAELAFALMELNVDSVPVNFLMPQAGTALGNVTPIRPAEAIKVIAMLRILMPDKEIRICGGRMTALKDLHPLIFSGGANGMMIGNYLTRSGREPHLDLQMLEDLGLDLASL, from the coding sequence ATGTTAAGCAAAATAGACAAAATATGTGAAAAAGCCTTAAACGGCAAGGGTATATCACGTGATGAGGCTGAGACTATTTTAAGGATTGACAATATTTATCTGTCATATTTGCTGGCCTGGACTGACAGGATACGTCAAACTTTCAACGGTAACAGTATAGAACTCTGCTCTGTGATCAACGCGAGGTCAGGGGGGTGCTCCGAAGACTGTTCATTTTGTTCGCAATCAGCATACTCGACCACAGACATCGCTACATACCCTCTTCTGTCTGCAGACGTAATTTTAGAAGGCGCACGCTCAGCCAGGTCAAATGGGGCAGCAAGGTTCTGCCTTGCGACAAGCGGCAATGGAATAACTAATGACAAGGAGCTCAAAAGGCTTTGTGAGGTGACAGAAAGGATCCGCAGTGAAGCCGGCATTGAGGTCTGCGCCACACTTGGAGCCATGACCGTTGAGCAGATTAGTGCACTAAAGGATGCAGGATTATCACGTTTCCATCATAACCTTGAGGCTGCAGAATCATATTTCCCTTCTGTCTGTACCACCCATACATACAGGGACAGGATTGAACAGGTTGCTGCGGCGAAGGAGGCGGGTCTTTCAACATGCAGCGGCGGGCTTTTTGGCATGGGAGAGTCTCTTGAGCAGAGGGCTGAACTTGCGTTTGCCCTCATGGAATTGAATGTTGACTCTGTACCTGTGAATTTTCTTATGCCTCAGGCAGGTACAGCGCTTGGAAATGTCACGCCTATCCGGCCTGCAGAGGCAATTAAAGTAATTGCAATGCTGAGGATTCTCATGCCAGATAAGGAAATCCGCATATGCGGAGGCAGGATGACTGCATTAAAAGACCTCCATCCGCTCATCTTTTCAGGCGGGGCCAATGGAATGATGATCGGTAATTATCTGACAAGGAGCGGAAGAGAACCTCACTTGGATCTGCAAATGTTAGAAGACCTGGGGCTGGATCTTGCATCTCTATAG
- a CDS encoding divergent polysaccharide deacetylase family protein — protein MRKKKRYKWIFILLTALLVVTFYFTKSVHPPDTTHLPPDRHRPAEPELPEPEGPSEKIDKLYKGRVAIVIDDVGYDKKVFREFTELGVPVTFSILPGERYSKYIAREAKQLNYEIMLHLPMEPRGSWSNPGSHAILSGMTREQVLRQLSDDLDAVPYISGVNNHMGSLLTENGFIMRIILEEIHKRGLFFIDSRTSSGTVAYGIARDIGIRSGDRDIFLDNKTDIVYIKGQIDKAIRIAKKRGEATVIGHAKSETVAAIREKLPDFEKEGIEIVSASRVLD, from the coding sequence ATGAGAAAAAAAAAGAGATACAAATGGATATTCATATTATTGACAGCATTGCTTGTCGTCACCTTTTATTTTACAAAGTCAGTGCATCCCCCTGACACAACCCATTTGCCCCCTGACAGGCACAGACCGGCTGAACCGGAATTGCCTGAGCCGGAAGGGCCGTCAGAAAAGATTGACAAATTATACAAAGGCAGGGTTGCCATTGTTATTGACGATGTGGGATATGACAAAAAGGTATTCAGGGAATTTACAGAGCTTGGAGTCCCTGTCACATTCTCCATCCTTCCTGGAGAGAGATACTCAAAATACATCGCAAGAGAGGCAAAACAGCTGAACTATGAGATAATGCTCCACCTGCCAATGGAGCCGCGTGGTTCATGGAGTAATCCCGGAAGTCATGCTATCCTGTCAGGAATGACTCGTGAGCAGGTTTTAAGACAGTTGTCTGATGACCTTGATGCTGTGCCATACATTTCAGGAGTAAATAATCACATGGGATCTCTCCTTACAGAAAATGGTTTTATCATGCGGATTATTCTCGAAGAGATACACAAAAGGGGATTGTTCTTCATTGACAGCAGGACATCATCAGGGACCGTGGCATACGGTATAGCCAGAGATATCGGGATCAGGAGCGGGGACAGGGACATCTTTCTTGATAATAAGACTGACATTGTATATATCAAGGGACAGATTGACAAGGCCATAAGGATCGCAAAAAAGAGGGGCGAGGCTACGGTCATTGGTCATGCCAAATCAGAGACGGTTGCCGCCATAAGGGAGAAACTGCCTGATTTCGAAAAAGAGGGGATCGAAATAGTGTCAGCATCGAGGGTGCTTGATTGA
- the tsaD gene encoding tRNA (adenosine(37)-N6)-threonylcarbamoyltransferase complex transferase subunit TsaD, which translates to MSYILAIETSCDETAAAVLKDGRKVMSGVVGFQWDIHRRYGGVVPELACRRHIEIISPLVEEVILKGGISLRDLDAVAVTSGPGLIGALLVGVSFAKALSYSLNIPLIPVNHLEGHLWAISLEKRVPLPFIGLVVSGGHTNLYRVEGVEKYTLLGSTLDDAAGEAFDKVAKILGLGFPGGPAIELCSMKGKPEAVIFPRPLSKRKGFDFSFSGMKTAVLSYIRSRYKVNHVDEIPAVLSGEDQFKADVSAGFQMAVVDVLVSRTMSAAKITGIDRVVISGGVACNKLLREKMIADGNRNGIKVYIPSPQYCTDNAAMIAWVGYRYYKEGKFADLRLNPDAGSRIG; encoded by the coding sequence TTGAGCTACATCCTTGCAATAGAGACATCCTGCGATGAGACTGCAGCCGCTGTACTTAAGGATGGACGAAAGGTCATGTCAGGCGTTGTAGGATTCCAGTGGGACATCCATCGCCGCTACGGCGGCGTGGTGCCTGAGCTTGCCTGCAGGCGTCATATAGAGATAATTTCTCCGCTTGTTGAGGAGGTGATTTTAAAGGGTGGGATATCGCTCAGGGATCTTGATGCAGTTGCAGTTACATCAGGTCCAGGACTCATTGGCGCCCTCCTCGTAGGGGTATCTTTTGCGAAGGCCCTGTCATATTCCCTCAATATCCCGCTCATCCCGGTTAATCATCTGGAGGGGCATCTCTGGGCAATCTCGCTGGAGAAAAGGGTGCCGCTGCCGTTTATAGGCCTGGTGGTGTCAGGCGGCCACACAAACCTCTACAGGGTAGAGGGTGTGGAAAAGTACACACTGCTTGGTTCTACCCTTGATGATGCAGCAGGAGAGGCATTTGACAAGGTAGCAAAGATACTTGGACTTGGATTCCCCGGAGGACCTGCAATAGAACTATGCAGCATGAAAGGCAAACCTGAGGCTGTGATCTTCCCAAGACCTTTGTCAAAGAGAAAAGGTTTTGATTTTAGCTTCAGTGGCATGAAAACTGCAGTATTAAGTTATATCAGGAGTAGGTATAAAGTTAACCATGTTGATGAGATCCCGGCGGTTCTTAGTGGTGAGGATCAATTCAAGGCAGACGTTTCAGCAGGTTTTCAGATGGCGGTTGTTGATGTGCTCGTATCAAGGACTATGAGCGCTGCCAAGATAACAGGAATTGACAGGGTTGTCATATCAGGTGGTGTTGCCTGCAACAAACTGCTCAGGGAGAAGATGATTGCTGATGGCAATAGAAATGGTATCAAGGTTTATATACCGTCGCCTCAATATTGCACGGATAATGCTGCCATGATTGCATGGGTAGGATACAGGTATTACAAAGAAGGTAAATTTGCTGACCTGAGACTTAATCCGGATGCAGGCAGCAGAATAGGATGA
- a CDS encoding lytic transglycosylase domain-containing protein: MYQTIIFCILLLTVNFVIPDKVKAGIYTYEDENGTIHFSNVPTDPQYTMIIPPKQEPKKMVRKELNSSRQGEFNKLIIAKSYQYGLDPALVKAVIAVESDFNPRAVSEKGAMGLMQLMPLTAKDLGVSNTFDPAANVDGGARYLRYLLDYFNWDIELALAAYHAGISRVERYVGIPPIPATHDYVRKVKSTYNRYVMQ, translated from the coding sequence ATGTATCAGACAATTATTTTTTGCATTCTTTTACTAACAGTAAATTTTGTCATTCCTGATAAGGTTAAGGCAGGAATTTATACTTACGAGGACGAGAATGGCACTATTCACTTCAGCAATGTCCCTACAGACCCCCAATATACTATGATAATACCGCCAAAGCAAGAACCAAAGAAGATGGTCAGGAAAGAGCTTAACAGCAGCCGTCAGGGTGAATTCAATAAACTGATTATAGCCAAGTCTTATCAGTATGGACTGGACCCTGCCCTTGTAAAAGCTGTAATAGCCGTAGAGTCAGATTTTAATCCACGAGCCGTATCGGAAAAAGGGGCGATGGGCCTTATGCAGCTGATGCCCCTTACTGCAAAAGACCTCGGGGTTTCAAACACATTTGATCCTGCGGCCAACGTAGATGGTGGTGCAAGATATCTGAGATACCTCCTGGACTACTTTAACTGGGATATCGAGCTTGCCCTTGCAGCCTATCACGCCGGAATATCGAGGGTGGAAAGGTATGTAGGTATACCCCCCATACCAGCCACACATGACTATGTCAGGAAGGTAAAGAGTACATATAACAGATATGTAATGCAGTAA